The following are encoded in a window of Kaistia algarum genomic DNA:
- a CDS encoding alpha/beta fold hydrolase produces the protein MTSEQTIQTSHADIAVRLSSGTGFPVILLHGNSSCKEVFGPLLAGPIGTTHQLVGIDLPGHGASGNAHDPARTYSIPGYAETVLEVLAQLGLKRAAVYGWSLGGHIGIDLIARFPGLAGLMISGTPPVRPTPESLQAGFRPEPVGALFGKEQLSEAEVDAFAKAVYGEAETAEFRAALRRTDGLARLMMMQNLFTGGTADQRAIVETTDVPLAIVDGALDPFINLDYIAGLSMPSLWEKHCFQLRGAAHAAFLTHPDRFDPIFGRFAADMSIQPARRRGKAAKGAAAA, from the coding sequence ATGACATCAGAGCAGACAATCCAGACAAGCCATGCCGACATCGCGGTACGGTTGAGTTCGGGCACAGGGTTTCCCGTAATTCTGCTGCACGGCAATTCGAGTTGCAAGGAGGTGTTCGGTCCTCTGCTCGCGGGGCCAATCGGCACCACGCATCAACTGGTCGGGATCGACCTTCCCGGCCACGGCGCGTCCGGCAATGCGCATGACCCGGCACGAACCTATTCGATCCCGGGCTATGCTGAGACGGTGCTGGAAGTGCTGGCGCAACTGGGCCTCAAGCGCGCCGCGGTTTATGGCTGGTCGCTTGGCGGCCATATCGGCATCGACCTCATCGCCCGCTTTCCCGGCCTGGCCGGTCTGATGATCAGCGGTACGCCGCCCGTTCGGCCGACGCCCGAATCGCTGCAGGCTGGCTTTCGGCCCGAACCCGTCGGAGCACTCTTCGGCAAGGAACAATTGAGCGAAGCGGAAGTCGATGCGTTCGCCAAGGCCGTCTATGGCGAGGCCGAAACGGCTGAGTTCCGGGCGGCGCTCCGACGCACAGACGGCCTCGCGCGGCTGATGATGATGCAAAATCTCTTCACCGGGGGGACCGCAGACCAGCGCGCGATCGTCGAGACAACGGACGTTCCGCTCGCCATTGTCGACGGCGCGCTCGACCCGTTCATCAACCTCGATTACATCGCGGGCCTCTCCATGCCCAGCCTCTGGGAAAAGCACTGCTTCCAATTGCGCGGAGCCGCACACGCCGCCTTCCTGACCCATCCAGACCGCTTCGATCCGATCTTCGGGCGCTTTGCTGCGGACATGTCTATCCAGCCCGCCCGGCGTCGGGGTAAGGCTGCCAAGGGCGCCGCGGCAGCCTGA
- a CDS encoding putative bifunctional diguanylate cyclase/phosphodiesterase, with the protein MGSKPPQKGPGAARATRSEDDPSDGTRMISQATEKTQRQETGRSDTAIPLDIYGSLVDALFEVQTSLFVGSTAASLAAIITGWKAQSPLLLAFGIVIALVAYLRALDMRTYRRIRPSFTKAEEFSHWERRYVVGAAIYVGLLGGWCLAAFVVSDDPFVRLFSFSVVLAYMIGTSGRNFASRSLVMSQILGAGIPLSAALFYVGGLYYVMFGIVVMPFFLGLKLISERLRGTLLSAVISEREVRDLAHHFDTALNNMPHGLCMFDEKKRIRIANRQLSALLELPPDMDLTGKNVHELLRESGSLRHARDLDLGEFIQEFEHRLSGAGVEFYSEVEGERSLSFTTESMVNGGSVVVVEDITERRNAEQRIRQLARFDALTGLPNRSVFHEELQNALADQEAGHQLAVLFIDLDQFKQVNDTLGHPTGDLLLCAVADRLRSTLKASERVARFGGDEFAVLQMRLGDDAGPARLAERIVESVSRPYHIENHTVIIGASVGIAISPRDGGDTDLLLKNADLALYHAKGTATSCWRFFEPAMDVAVRARRALELDLRQALEKDGFELYFQPLLNIRTMKIVGCEALLRWNHPGRGMIPPSEFIPVAEEMGLIVEIGDWVLNQACAECRRWPSDVRVSVNLSSVQFKRSDMVATVSAALRRSGLDAERLEVEITESVLLQDTEQARQTLQQLRDLGVRIALDDFGTGYSGLSYLHAFPLNTVKIDRSFVHDVDTAGRALILLRGVAELSAALGMKVVVEGIETPEQLDVVAAETAVDEVQGFLFSVPLPARAIRELLASSLPPAMLPAVPARLQRGH; encoded by the coding sequence ATGGGTTCGAAGCCGCCTCAGAAAGGGCCGGGCGCCGCGCGGGCGACGCGTAGTGAGGACGACCCCTCCGATGGGACGCGCATGATTTCGCAGGCCACAGAAAAAACACAGCGGCAGGAAACCGGCCGGTCCGACACCGCAATCCCGCTCGATATCTACGGTTCCCTGGTCGACGCCCTGTTCGAGGTACAGACTTCGCTGTTCGTTGGGTCGACCGCGGCGTCGCTCGCCGCGATCATTACGGGCTGGAAGGCGCAGAGCCCACTGCTGCTCGCGTTCGGCATCGTCATCGCTCTTGTCGCCTATCTTCGCGCCCTCGACATGCGCACCTATCGCAGGATCCGTCCGAGCTTCACCAAGGCGGAGGAATTCAGCCATTGGGAGCGACGCTACGTCGTCGGGGCGGCGATCTATGTCGGCCTGCTCGGTGGCTGGTGCCTCGCAGCTTTCGTCGTTTCCGACGATCCATTCGTGCGCCTGTTCAGCTTCTCAGTCGTACTCGCCTACATGATCGGCACGTCGGGTCGCAATTTCGCGAGCCGATCGCTCGTGATGTCGCAGATCCTCGGGGCCGGCATCCCGCTGTCAGCGGCGCTCTTCTATGTCGGCGGCCTTTACTACGTGATGTTCGGCATCGTCGTGATGCCGTTCTTCCTGGGTCTCAAGCTCATTTCCGAACGGTTGCGCGGGACGCTGCTCTCCGCCGTGATCTCGGAGCGCGAGGTGCGCGACCTTGCCCATCATTTCGATACGGCGCTCAACAACATGCCGCATGGGCTGTGCATGTTCGATGAGAAGAAGCGGATCCGCATCGCCAACCGGCAGCTTTCGGCCTTGCTCGAACTTCCGCCCGACATGGACCTGACCGGCAAGAATGTGCATGAATTGCTGCGCGAGAGCGGCTCGTTGCGCCATGCCCGCGATCTCGACCTCGGGGAGTTCATCCAGGAGTTCGAGCATCGGCTTTCGGGCGCCGGCGTCGAATTCTACTCCGAGGTCGAGGGCGAACGGTCGCTTTCCTTCACGACAGAGTCGATGGTTAATGGCGGTTCCGTCGTCGTGGTCGAGGACATCACCGAGCGTCGCAATGCCGAGCAGCGAATCCGCCAGCTCGCCCGCTTCGACGCGCTGACAGGTCTTCCCAATCGCTCCGTCTTCCATGAAGAGCTGCAGAATGCGCTGGCTGATCAAGAGGCAGGGCACCAGCTCGCCGTTCTGTTCATCGATCTCGATCAGTTCAAGCAGGTGAACGACACGCTGGGCCACCCGACGGGGGACCTGCTGCTGTGCGCCGTGGCCGACAGGCTCCGCAGCACACTGAAGGCCAGCGAGCGAGTGGCACGCTTCGGCGGCGATGAGTTCGCCGTGCTGCAGATGCGCCTCGGCGATGATGCGGGCCCGGCGAGACTCGCCGAACGCATCGTCGAATCCGTCTCGCGGCCGTATCACATCGAGAATCACACCGTCATCATCGGCGCCAGCGTCGGCATCGCGATCTCGCCACGCGATGGCGGCGATACGGATCTTCTGCTCAAGAACGCCGATCTCGCCCTCTACCATGCGAAGGGGACCGCGACATCGTGCTGGCGCTTCTTCGAACCGGCTATGGATGTCGCCGTGCGGGCCCGGCGGGCCCTGGAACTTGACCTGCGCCAGGCGCTGGAGAAGGACGGCTTCGAGCTGTACTTCCAGCCCTTGCTCAACATCCGCACCATGAAGATCGTCGGCTGCGAGGCGCTGCTGCGCTGGAATCATCCGGGACGCGGCATGATCCCGCCGTCGGAGTTCATTCCGGTCGCCGAGGAGATGGGGCTCATTGTCGAGATCGGCGACTGGGTTCTCAACCAGGCCTGTGCCGAATGCCGCCGCTGGCCGAGCGACGTGCGCGTCTCGGTCAATCTCTCCTCGGTGCAGTTCAAGCGAAGCGACATGGTCGCGACCGTCTCGGCGGCGCTCAGGCGCAGCGGGCTCGACGCCGAGCGGCTCGAAGTCGAGATCACTGAATCGGTGCTTCTGCAGGACACGGAGCAGGCCCGGCAGACGCTGCAGCAATTGCGCGACCTCGGCGTCCGGATCGCACTCGACGATTTCGGCACCGGCTATTCGGGCCTTTCCTATCTGCACGCCTTCCCGCTCAATACGGTCAAGATCGACCGCTCCTTCGTGCACGATGTCGATACGGCAGGCCGCGCCCTCATCCTGCTGCGCGGCGTCGCTGAACTCAGCGCCGCCCTTGGCATGAAGGTCGTCGTCGAAGGGATCGAGACACCCGAGCAACTCGACGTCGTGGCGGCGGAGACGGCAGTCGACGAGGTCCAGGGCTTCCTGTTCAGCGTTCCGCTGCCCGCCCGAGCGATCCGCGAGTTGCTCGCCTCCTCGCTTCCGCCCGCAATGCTCCCCGCCGTCCCGGCCCGCCTTCAGCGCGGCCACTGA
- a CDS encoding substrate-binding domain-containing protein, producing MLLAASNGQLATGEALRRLAIARSTLRRISRILEEYGLLDLSVRGILSIGPTAARLALRREEQLREEDERRLVPRHKRLTRAPGASYVLLRNEACAIVSDTSRFRRTPKFRLGFSNASIDHPWRTALVHSVEYGAVRHERLVSSLAVHHAGLDAARQIADIRALLEAGIDGLVLSAHESEALIEVIGEAERRGVPTVLVDRGRPDILANACFVTCDDRTIGEITARWLSERLRGHGSILLLPGLFDADPAHRRLEGAVSVFSRYPGIHILDIGWTGWQQQRGREIVGERLTRGGTAIDGVWCDSGLQAVGSLRAFIAAGRSGSIPPHTGGDLNLAYKLAIRHGVALAAVDYPPAMGLRSVDVLLDVLRGRSVPRRVDVATEIVVTRGHATRSVRPDLWADEHVRWDLPDDLILASGLWPSYDPRSFRIHYKGNRYNRSAAIEPTRSAENG from the coding sequence ATGCTGCTGGCAGCTTCGAATGGACAGCTCGCGACCGGAGAGGCTTTGCGGCGCCTCGCCATCGCGCGATCGACGCTCCGCCGCATCAGCCGGATCCTTGAGGAATACGGCCTCCTCGATCTTTCGGTTCGCGGCATCCTTTCGATCGGGCCAACGGCGGCGCGCCTGGCGCTTCGCCGGGAGGAGCAACTGCGCGAGGAGGACGAACGCCGCCTCGTGCCTCGCCACAAGCGGCTGACCCGAGCGCCCGGCGCCAGCTATGTGTTGCTGCGGAACGAAGCCTGCGCGATCGTCTCCGACACGAGCCGCTTCCGCCGAACGCCGAAATTTCGTCTCGGCTTCTCCAATGCCTCGATCGACCATCCATGGCGAACTGCCCTGGTGCACAGCGTCGAATATGGCGCGGTTCGGCATGAGAGGCTGGTCTCCTCGCTCGCGGTCCACCATGCCGGTCTCGACGCCGCGCGGCAGATTGCCGACATCCGGGCGCTTCTGGAGGCCGGGATAGACGGGCTGGTGCTGAGCGCGCATGAATCGGAAGCACTCATTGAGGTAATCGGCGAAGCCGAGAGGCGGGGCGTGCCGACCGTGCTCGTGGATCGCGGCCGGCCCGATATTCTGGCGAACGCCTGCTTCGTGACCTGCGACGACCGCACGATCGGCGAGATCACCGCGCGATGGCTTTCCGAGCGGCTGCGCGGCCATGGCTCGATCCTGCTTTTGCCGGGCCTCTTCGATGCCGACCCCGCGCATCGGCGTCTTGAGGGTGCGGTGTCGGTGTTCTCGCGCTATCCCGGCATCCACATTCTCGACATCGGCTGGACCGGCTGGCAGCAACAGCGCGGCCGCGAGATTGTGGGGGAGAGGCTCACCCGAGGCGGCACGGCGATTGACGGCGTCTGGTGCGATTCCGGCCTGCAGGCGGTTGGTTCGCTCAGGGCTTTCATCGCCGCCGGTCGTTCCGGCTCAATCCCGCCTCATACGGGCGGCGATCTCAACCTCGCCTACAAGCTGGCGATCCGGCACGGCGTGGCGCTCGCCGCCGTCGACTATCCGCCGGCTATGGGACTTCGATCCGTCGATGTGCTCCTCGACGTATTGCGTGGGCGTTCGGTGCCGCGCCGCGTCGATGTCGCAACCGAGATCGTGGTGACACGCGGCCATGCGACGCGCTCGGTGAGGCCGGATCTTTGGGCCGACGAACATGTGCGCTGGGACCTGCCAGACGATCTGATCCTCGCCAGCGGCCTCTGGCCTTCCTACGATCCACGCTCGTTCCGCATCCACTACAAGGGCAATCGCTATAACCGCTCCGCCGCGATCGAGCCGACGAGGAGCGCAGAGAATGGATGA
- a CDS encoding MarR family transcriptional regulator, with product MDETAGIAAVARMLSRLADAPGGSVAELATELGIGRSTAFAVVAELDAAGLVERDAGGVLMPGIAGGRLGLARFGFGGIATGVEALLPILRDDTDASAFLVLRDDDSELIVATRRAPWDSGGESPPRLVETTIGRSGLGFTCALRLGLRPNASEGEVRSATACLERVAACLSSELMKMRRG from the coding sequence ATGGATGAGACCGCCGGTATCGCCGCCGTCGCGCGAATGCTGTCTCGCCTCGCCGACGCGCCGGGCGGCTCTGTCGCTGAGCTAGCGACCGAGCTCGGCATCGGACGCTCAACTGCGTTCGCCGTGGTGGCAGAACTCGACGCCGCAGGCCTTGTCGAGCGGGACGCGGGCGGCGTGCTCATGCCGGGCATAGCGGGGGGACGACTAGGCCTGGCGCGCTTCGGCTTTGGCGGGATCGCCACGGGGGTGGAAGCCCTGCTGCCGATCCTGCGCGACGATACCGATGCTTCGGCGTTCCTAGTACTTCGCGATGACGACAGCGAGCTCATTGTCGCAACAAGACGTGCACCCTGGGATAGCGGCGGCGAAAGCCCTCCCCGTCTCGTCGAGACGACCATCGGCCGCTCCGGGCTCGGCTTCACCTGCGCCCTCCGGCTCGGCCTCCGACCAAATGCCAGCGAAGGCGAAGTGCGTTCGGCCACTGCCTGTCTGGAGCGGGTAGCCGCTTGCCTCTCCAGCGAGCTCATGAAAATGCGGCGAGGGTGA
- a CDS encoding substrate-binding domain-containing protein, with product MTRRWIGIVVAAASLAFAGTAMAQNFDDPKEFEASKQLLEMKPQGPEGKPWEQNLGGKEVDTSQYKKAGPYHICFSNAGVNNPWRVVGWTDMQAQVEIQKADIASFTAADAEGKDDKQISDINAFVSSGKCDVLIVSPNTTAALTPAVEAACKALPVVVFDRGVLTECPVTFVNPIGGYGWGIQTANFIAEKLPKGGKVLALRILPGVDVLETRWSAANRIFKEKGIDVVGAEFTDGDNAKTKAIVEDYINRFGKIDAIWMDAGATAVAAIEAFEDAGQPFPIITGEDQEDFLVKWKKEGLTAFGPTYPTYQWRSPIIAAVKILKGEPVIGPTWKLPQPVITQETLDQYVNEKMPPLHYAMCGCEDMPGYPETWGGKK from the coding sequence ATGACAAGACGATGGATTGGAATCGTGGTGGCGGCGGCGAGCCTTGCGTTCGCCGGGACCGCCATGGCCCAGAACTTCGACGATCCGAAGGAGTTCGAGGCGTCGAAACAATTGCTGGAGATGAAGCCCCAGGGTCCCGAGGGCAAGCCGTGGGAGCAGAATCTAGGCGGCAAGGAGGTCGATACCTCCCAGTATAAGAAGGCCGGCCCTTACCACATCTGCTTCTCCAATGCCGGTGTGAACAATCCATGGCGCGTCGTCGGCTGGACCGACATGCAGGCTCAAGTCGAGATCCAGAAGGCCGATATCGCCTCGTTCACGGCTGCCGATGCCGAAGGCAAGGACGACAAGCAGATCTCGGACATCAACGCCTTCGTTTCTTCCGGCAAATGCGACGTGCTGATCGTCTCGCCGAACACGACGGCGGCGCTGACGCCGGCGGTGGAGGCGGCGTGTAAGGCACTGCCCGTTGTGGTCTTCGATCGTGGCGTTCTGACCGAATGCCCCGTCACCTTCGTCAATCCCATCGGCGGCTATGGCTGGGGTATCCAGACGGCGAACTTCATCGCCGAGAAGCTGCCCAAGGGCGGCAAGGTGCTGGCGCTCAGGATCCTGCCGGGCGTCGACGTGCTGGAGACGCGCTGGTCGGCGGCGAACCGCATCTTCAAGGAGAAGGGCATCGACGTGGTCGGCGCCGAGTTCACCGATGGCGACAACGCCAAGACCAAGGCGATAGTCGAGGACTACATCAACCGCTTCGGCAAGATCGATGCGATCTGGATGGATGCCGGCGCCACGGCCGTCGCCGCCATCGAGGCCTTCGAGGATGCGGGCCAACCGTTCCCGATCATCACCGGCGAGGACCAGGAAGACTTCCTGGTGAAGTGGAAGAAGGAAGGGCTGACGGCGTTCGGTCCGACCTATCCGACCTATCAGTGGCGCTCGCCCATCATCGCGGCGGTCAAGATCCTCAAGGGCGAGCCGGTCATCGGCCCGACCTGGAAGCTGCCGCAGCCGGTGATCACGCAGGAGACGCTGGACCAGTACGTCAATGAGAAGATGCCGCCGCTGCACTACGCCATGTGCGGCTGCGAGGACATGCCCGGCTATCCGGAGACGTGGGGCGGCAAGAAATAA
- a CDS encoding ABC transporter permease has translation MSSAAASEPRKGGVVSVLRKLNIAVIVFVVLYAAIAILQPNYIEPAGFMNFLKRATPLAVLACGQIFVLVSGGFDLSMGALVTLTVIGGSMLTDNDPGNTVWAIGVLYAIGIAVGLVNGFVVTVLRVPSIIATLGMLLSLNGVAMMWSGGSPRGYLPDNLRFFGRYAFRDVPLIGTFPIAVIVLAVVAVLAFWGLQRTVFGKRVFAIGDNPRAAELSGVRVDRTRFAAFILSALAAVTGGILLAGFGGVSVDVGSGLELQAIAACVIGGVQLMGGRGSVIGAVAGALTLFALFTLLNLLGLPQPLKDTAQGVILISAVASGAWRRRRAG, from the coding sequence ATGAGTTCGGCGGCAGCCAGCGAACCGCGCAAGGGTGGCGTCGTGAGCGTTCTCAGGAAGCTCAACATCGCGGTGATCGTCTTCGTCGTTCTCTACGCGGCCATTGCCATCCTGCAGCCGAACTATATCGAGCCCGCAGGATTCATGAACTTCCTGAAGCGGGCGACGCCGCTCGCCGTGCTGGCTTGCGGACAGATCTTCGTGCTCGTCTCCGGCGGCTTCGACCTTTCCATGGGTGCCCTAGTCACATTGACCGTGATCGGCGGCTCGATGCTGACCGACAATGATCCGGGAAATACCGTCTGGGCCATCGGCGTGCTCTATGCCATCGGCATTGCGGTCGGCCTCGTCAACGGCTTCGTCGTCACGGTGCTGCGCGTCCCCTCGATCATCGCGACGCTCGGCATGCTGCTGTCACTGAACGGAGTCGCCATGATGTGGTCCGGCGGGTCGCCGCGCGGCTATCTCCCCGACAATCTTCGATTTTTCGGCCGCTACGCCTTTCGTGACGTGCCCCTGATCGGAACCTTCCCGATCGCCGTCATCGTGCTGGCCGTCGTCGCCGTCCTCGCTTTCTGGGGACTGCAACGCACCGTCTTCGGCAAGCGGGTCTTCGCGATCGGTGACAATCCGCGTGCCGCCGAACTCTCGGGCGTTCGTGTCGATCGGACCCGTTTCGCGGCCTTCATCCTCTCGGCGCTCGCCGCCGTCACCGGGGGCATCCTGCTTGCGGGCTTCGGCGGCGTGTCGGTTGACGTCGGCTCGGGCCTTGAATTGCAGGCGATCGCCGCCTGCGTGATCGGCGGCGTCCAGCTTATGGGCGGTCGCGGTAGCGTCATTGGTGCCGTTGCCGGCGCCCTGACCCTGTTCGCCTTGTTCACGCTCCTGAATCTGCTGGGTCTACCGCAGCCACTCAAGGACACGGCACAGGGCGTCATCCTGATTTCGGCCGTCGCGTCCGGCGCCTGGCGCCGGCGCCGCGCCGGATAG
- a CDS encoding ABC transporter permease — translation MADASLPSPARRLAFPVPLLLFLASAVLYIGASLYSGQWNQLGATGLIGLAQRMVGLGIVALGQTFVILCGSIDLSVANLISVAAVLASFVMQGDPSMIAPAVVLVLVVSAAVGFANGVIVAKLGVNPLIATLGVGLILQGLLSASFNNFAGSVPEAFQALAYGTVAGVPYSVIGLLVLALLGAGLLHSTRFGAHLYATGGNVDGARLAGIRTDRVTILAHVICSLTAGVTGLYLASRLRSGAPWVGRDGVYDLESIAVVVIGGTLLSGGRGGVWGTLAGVLLFATLDAVFNMLGVPAFPKQVLRGAIVVLAVAAYAVRNKGAVA, via the coding sequence ATGGCCGACGCCTCGCTTCCATCCCCGGCCCGCCGGCTCGCCTTTCCGGTGCCGCTGCTGCTCTTCCTAGCCTCAGCGGTCCTCTATATCGGCGCTTCGCTCTATAGCGGCCAATGGAACCAGCTCGGTGCCACCGGCCTGATCGGCCTCGCCCAGCGCATGGTCGGATTGGGCATCGTCGCGCTCGGCCAGACCTTCGTCATTCTCTGCGGCTCGATCGATCTGTCGGTCGCCAACCTGATCAGCGTCGCGGCGGTGCTGGCTTCCTTTGTCATGCAGGGCGATCCTTCGATGATCGCCCCGGCGGTCGTTCTCGTGCTCGTTGTTTCGGCGGCCGTCGGTTTCGCCAATGGCGTCATCGTGGCCAAGTTGGGCGTCAATCCGCTGATCGCGACGCTCGGCGTCGGGTTGATACTGCAGGGGCTGCTTTCGGCCAGCTTCAACAATTTCGCCGGTTCGGTTCCCGAAGCCTTCCAGGCGCTTGCCTATGGGACGGTCGCCGGTGTTCCCTATTCGGTGATCGGCCTTCTGGTCCTTGCGCTTCTCGGCGCCGGGCTGCTGCATTCGACCCGTTTCGGCGCCCATCTTTATGCGACGGGCGGCAATGTCGATGGCGCTCGTCTCGCCGGTATCCGCACTGACCGGGTCACCATTCTCGCCCACGTGATCTGCAGCCTGACGGCCGGCGTGACCGGGCTCTATCTGGCGAGCCGGCTGCGTTCCGGCGCGCCCTGGGTTGGCCGTGACGGCGTCTATGATCTTGAATCCATCGCGGTCGTCGTCATCGGCGGCACGCTGCTCTCCGGCGGGCGCGGCGGCGTGTGGGGCACGCTGGCCGGCGTGCTGCTCTTCGCGACGCTTGACGCCGTCTTCAACATGCTGGGCGTGCCAGCCTTTCCGAAGCAGGTGTTGCGCGGCGCGATCGTCGTCCTCGCCGTCGCCGCCTATGCGGTCCGCAACAAGGGAGCGGTCGCATGA
- a CDS encoding sugar ABC transporter ATP-binding protein, which translates to MSIAGIALEMRDITKSFPGVRALEAVSFDCAAGEVHAICGENGAGKSTLIKVLGGIYQPDAGSILVEGTPVAFTHPVQARRAGISIIHQELSLLPHRSVAENVFLGLEPTRFGRLDRKAMQVGARCLLDRLGSTIAAEARAGELSIAEQQIVEIAKALAIDARILVMDEPTAALDDTSARRLLDLVGKLRGEGVAIVYVSHRMPEIAAIADRVTVMKDGRKVETGAVADMPIERIVRLMVGRELSDFYPARPNATQGDVLMEIEGGGNAALADIDLVLRAGEIVGVAGLEGSGKSALAQAIFGDRPFTRGTMRFAGRPIELKRPRAGIEAGIGYLSDDRKREGLILQQSLRDNVLLVRRAFAGPLRAAARGALSDEFADDMLRRLDVRAARFDQEIRQLSGGNQQKVILGRWLARDPKLLIFCEPTRGIDVAAKAAIYQLMRDVAARGRGVLMVSSDLPEIVGVSDRIVVMHQGRIAGECMPDAGEESVMALAVGHRPAILASNGAAL; encoded by the coding sequence TTGTCCATAGCCGGAATCGCGCTGGAAATGCGCGATATCACTAAGTCGTTTCCCGGCGTCCGTGCCCTCGAAGCTGTCAGCTTCGATTGTGCGGCCGGCGAGGTGCATGCGATCTGCGGCGAGAACGGCGCGGGCAAGTCGACGCTGATCAAGGTGCTCGGCGGCATTTACCAGCCCGACGCCGGCTCGATCCTCGTCGAGGGCACGCCGGTCGCCTTCACCCATCCGGTGCAGGCCCGGCGCGCCGGCATCAGCATCATCCATCAGGAACTGAGCCTGCTGCCGCATCGCTCCGTGGCGGAGAACGTGTTTCTGGGGCTGGAGCCGACTCGTTTTGGCCGTCTCGACCGCAAGGCGATGCAGGTTGGAGCGCGGTGTCTGCTAGACCGCCTCGGTTCGACGATCGCCGCCGAGGCCCGCGCCGGCGAACTCTCGATCGCCGAGCAGCAGATCGTCGAGATCGCCAAGGCGTTGGCCATCGACGCGCGCATCCTCGTCATGGACGAGCCGACGGCGGCGCTTGATGACACCAGCGCCCGCCGCCTCCTCGATCTCGTTGGCAAGCTCCGCGGCGAGGGCGTCGCCATCGTCTATGTCTCGCACCGCATGCCCGAGATCGCTGCGATCGCCGACCGGGTGACGGTGATGAAGGACGGGCGCAAGGTCGAGACCGGCGCCGTCGCCGACATGCCGATCGAGCGCATCGTCCGCCTGATGGTCGGCCGCGAACTCTCGGATTTCTACCCCGCCAGGCCGAATGCGACGCAGGGCGACGTGCTGATGGAGATCGAGGGTGGCGGCAACGCCGCGCTCGCCGACATCGATCTCGTTCTCCGCGCCGGCGAAATCGTCGGCGTAGCCGGGCTGGAGGGCTCCGGCAAATCGGCCTTGGCGCAGGCGATCTTCGGCGATCGACCCTTCACGCGCGGCACCATGCGCTTTGCCGGGCGGCCGATTGAATTGAAGCGCCCGCGTGCCGGCATCGAGGCGGGGATCGGCTATCTCTCGGATGATCGCAAGCGCGAGGGTCTGATCCTTCAGCAATCGCTGCGCGACAATGTCCTTCTGGTGCGCCGCGCCTTTGCCGGACCACTCCGTGCCGCCGCGCGCGGTGCGCTCTCCGATGAATTCGCCGACGACATGCTGCGCCGGCTCGACGTTCGGGCCGCCCGCTTCGACCAGGAGATCCGCCAGCTCTCCGGTGGCAACCAGCAGAAGGTGATCCTGGGCCGCTGGCTGGCGCGCGATCCGAAGCTGCTCATCTTCTGTGAGCCGACCCGAGGCATCGACGTCGCTGCCAAGGCGGCGATCTACCAGCTGATGCGCGACGTCGCCGCGCGCGGGCGCGGGGTCTTGATGGTCTCGTCCGATCTTCCCGAGATCGTCGGCGTTTCCGACCGCATCGTCGTGATGCATCAGGGCCGCATCGCGGGCGAGTGCATGCCCGATGCCGGTGAGGAGAGCGTCATGGCTCTCGCCGTTGGCCACCGCCCGGCCATCCTCGCTTCGAACGGAGCCGCGCTGTGA